The following are from one region of the Rhodopirellula sp. P2 genome:
- a CDS encoding CPBP family intramembrane glutamic endopeptidase produces the protein MTQTNADDEQTPDDVFRTAVAVEAGLGALALILGYLLGPSARDLVPPLNEAAVSAVVGGIGLGILATIPLLLFVAVLRRIKHPAIEELDKLGDHPMIGLMLRLNGWELFAISLCAGVGEELLFRGWLLPWLAGDAASLAPDLEAPARWWAYGGWLGSVPNSVTEFAWPDESLMAWWSRVGGWELTAAWLVSSFAFGMFHPITKLYIAITALMGLYFGALLIVSGNLLIPITAHALYDAVQLWGAGRAEEEELDEKSDQS, from the coding sequence GTGACGCAAACCAACGCGGACGACGAACAAACCCCCGACGACGTTTTTCGAACTGCCGTCGCGGTCGAAGCCGGGTTGGGTGCCCTGGCGTTGATTCTTGGATACCTGCTTGGGCCGAGCGCGCGGGATTTGGTTCCGCCGCTGAACGAAGCCGCTGTGTCTGCGGTTGTCGGTGGCATCGGGCTGGGGATCCTCGCAACCATCCCGTTGCTGTTGTTTGTCGCGGTGTTGCGGCGGATCAAACACCCCGCCATCGAAGAGCTCGACAAACTCGGCGATCACCCGATGATCGGTCTGATGTTGCGGCTCAATGGCTGGGAGCTGTTTGCGATCAGCCTTTGTGCGGGCGTCGGCGAAGAATTGTTGTTTCGCGGTTGGTTGTTGCCTTGGTTGGCCGGAGATGCGGCGTCCCTGGCACCTGATCTCGAAGCCCCAGCACGCTGGTGGGCCTATGGCGGATGGTTGGGAAGTGTGCCCAATTCTGTCACCGAATTTGCATGGCCAGACGAAAGCCTGATGGCCTGGTGGTCTCGTGTGGGCGGCTGGGAACTGACCGCGGCTTGGTTGGTTTCTTCGTTTGCCTTCGGGATGTTTCATCCGATCACCAAGCTCTACATCGCGATCACTGCCCTGATGGGGTTGTACTTTGGAGCGTTGTTGATCGTCAGTGGAAACCTGTTGATTCCGATCACCGCTCACGCCCTCTACGATGCCGTTCAGTTATGGGGTGCCGGGCGAGCGGAAGAAGAAGAGTTGGATGAAAAATCCGACCAAAGCTGA
- a CDS encoding amidohydrolase family protein codes for MHHSSKQTYRARWLLPIDGDPIPNGMIVVDSGIMTLIRPFQDSQVEGDLVDLGDVGILPGLVNAHTHLEFSDLAQPIGQAGMELADWIREVIATRGMVDTDTRQKHVLKGHAEATGSGTQLIADIVTTPLETIPRNTIAFAEVLGLSQARGDERMAQAEQHLEKNASPDLQRRPAAISPHAPYSTPLPLLNRCIETAKRLQVLLAMHVAESPAERELLNHGTGPFAESLHALGLPVDQFFPWAAPSPLVHLIDLLGEAPRTLIVHGNDLNESEIQRIASHPNCSVVYCPRTHHFFGHSQHPVAELQAAGINVALGTDSRASNPDLNLWSEAQHLLRHRQDLSPTQVLRMATANGAEALGRSTTHGRLAVGMPANFITVATQADRVDQLWSDFSSNSSSSARPAPHN; via the coding sequence TTGCACCATTCATCGAAACAAACCTATCGCGCACGCTGGCTGCTGCCCATCGATGGCGATCCAATTCCCAATGGGATGATCGTGGTTGACTCGGGAATCATGACCTTGATCCGCCCGTTTCAAGATTCCCAAGTCGAAGGCGACCTGGTCGACCTGGGCGACGTTGGGATATTACCAGGGCTGGTCAACGCGCACACGCATCTCGAATTCAGTGACCTTGCTCAACCAATCGGACAGGCCGGCATGGAACTGGCCGATTGGATTCGCGAAGTGATCGCAACCCGCGGGATGGTGGACACCGACACACGACAAAAACATGTCTTGAAAGGGCACGCGGAAGCAACCGGATCAGGCACACAATTGATCGCCGACATCGTGACCACGCCACTGGAAACGATCCCCCGCAACACGATCGCGTTCGCCGAAGTGCTCGGGCTGAGCCAAGCACGGGGCGACGAGCGGATGGCCCAGGCAGAACAACACCTGGAAAAGAACGCCTCGCCAGACTTGCAACGCCGCCCTGCCGCGATCAGCCCGCACGCTCCTTACTCGACGCCGCTGCCGTTGCTCAACCGCTGCATCGAAACCGCCAAGCGACTCCAGGTTCTGCTCGCGATGCACGTCGCGGAATCGCCCGCTGAACGAGAATTGCTGAACCATGGGACCGGACCATTCGCCGAATCATTGCACGCGTTAGGACTGCCCGTCGACCAGTTCTTTCCATGGGCAGCACCTTCGCCACTGGTGCATCTGATCGACTTGCTCGGCGAAGCACCTCGCACGTTGATCGTTCATGGAAACGACCTGAACGAAAGCGAAATCCAACGCATCGCATCGCATCCGAATTGCAGCGTGGTGTATTGCCCGCGAACACATCATTTCTTTGGGCACTCCCAACACCCCGTCGCGGAACTGCAAGCCGCTGGGATCAACGTGGCGCTCGGAACGGATTCCCGAGCTAGCAACCCGGATCTGAATCTTTGGAGTGAGGCCCAGCACTTGCTCCGCCATCGCCAGGACCTGAGCCCAACGCAGGTTCTCCGCATGGCGACTGCCAACGGTGCCGAGGCACTGGGTCGATCGACAACCCACGGAAGGTTGGCGGTTGGCATGCCAGCCAACTTCATCACCGTCGCCACACAAGCCGATCGAGTCGATCAGCTTTGGTCGGATTTTTCATCCAACTCTTCTTCTTCCGCTCGCCCGGCACCCCATAACTGA